The following coding sequences are from one Candidatus Nitrohelix vancouverensis window:
- the moaB gene encoding molybdenum cofactor biosynthesis protein B encodes MEETSQKKVVNIVILTVSDTRTDADDKSGQTLVDRVKAAGHNLVEKRIVKDEIPLLQAALKEWIASPDVDVVISTGGTGVTGRDVTPEAFEALYEKPIPGFGELFRMLSYQNIKTSTIQSRATAGVANGTFLFALPGSTGACKDGWDDIIVHQLNSQHKPCNLVELMPRLMEK; translated from the coding sequence ATGGAAGAGACAAGTCAGAAAAAAGTAGTGAATATTGTGATCTTGACGGTATCGGACACGCGCACGGACGCCGACGACAAATCGGGACAAACGCTGGTCGATCGGGTCAAGGCGGCGGGGCATAATCTGGTAGAGAAACGCATCGTGAAGGACGAAATCCCTCTGCTCCAGGCGGCGTTGAAAGAATGGATCGCAAGTCCTGACGTCGACGTGGTGATCTCCACCGGCGGGACGGGCGTGACCGGTCGCGACGTGACGCCGGAGGCCTTCGAGGCTTTGTATGAAAAACCAATTCCCGGATTCGGCGAGTTGTTTCGCATGCTCAGCTACCAGAACATAAAAACATCGACGATTCAATCGCGCGCGACGGCGGGCGTCGCCAACGGAACTTTCCTGTTCGCCTTACCGGGTTCGACGGGCGCTTGCAAGGATGGCTGGGACGATATCATCGTCCATCAACTGAACAGCCAGCACAAGCCCTGCAATCTCGTGGAACTGATGCCGCGTTTGATGGAAAAATAA
- a CDS encoding SDR family oxidoreductase, whose amino-acid sequence MPTALITGGAVRIGRALVLHLANLGWDIALHYNRSESQANATLKEVKFLKRRGEAFACDLSDLEAVEQLTGQVLESFPDLELLINCASLFLNESVENTSRETLEKTLNINLSAPYILMRDYKRKVGKGMIVNILDERIKRNVPAFAAYSVSKVALSHLTHLAAVDWGSEVRVNAIAPGLILPPVGGDPGYLKRAAKNIPAQNHGDTEDIVRALQYLIESPFVNGETLFVDGGESKG is encoded by the coding sequence ATGCCAACAGCGCTCATCACCGGAGGCGCCGTCCGCATCGGGCGCGCGCTGGTCCTTCACCTTGCCAATCTGGGCTGGGACATCGCCCTGCATTATAACCGATCCGAATCGCAAGCCAACGCCACGCTCAAGGAAGTTAAATTTCTGAAACGGCGCGGCGAAGCCTTCGCCTGCGACCTGTCCGATCTGGAAGCGGTCGAACAATTGACGGGGCAGGTTCTGGAATCCTTTCCCGATCTGGAATTACTGATCAATTGCGCGTCGCTGTTTCTGAACGAGTCGGTGGAAAACACGAGTCGCGAGACCCTGGAGAAAACCCTCAACATCAATCTGTCCGCGCCCTATATTCTGATGCGCGATTATAAAAGGAAGGTGGGGAAGGGGATGATCGTCAATATCCTCGATGAACGGATCAAGCGCAACGTTCCCGCCTTCGCCGCCTATTCCGTATCCAAGGTCGCCCTGTCCCACCTCACCCATCTTGCGGCGGTGGACTGGGGAAGCGAAGTGCGCGTGAACGCCATCGCCCCCGGCCTGATCCTTCCGCCCGTGGGCGGCGATCCCGGTTATCTGAAACGCGCGGCAAAGAATATTCCCGCCCAGAATCACGGCGACACCGAAGACATCGTGCGCGCCCTGCAATACCTCATCGAAAGCCCCTTCGTGAACGGCGAAACCCTGTTCGTCGACGGCGGCGAATCCAAGGGGTGA
- a CDS encoding restriction endonuclease, with amino-acid sequence MAIPDFQTIMLPLLRQCDVKGTIDNAQIRKRLAGEFQLTPEEEAQLLPSGKQAVFRNRVAWAQVYLVKAGLLERPKRGVLRITQAGRDVLNTNPNKINIKFLKKFPSFVAFRTKQDNENIANSETETSSDRTPSEQIEEGFQTLKNEILDDILVNIKSCSPQFFERLVIKLLLAMGYGGSVKDAGMAIGKSGDEGIDGLIKEDKLGLDVIYVQAKKWDTNTIGRPEIQKFAGALLGKQASKGVFITTSYFTKEAEAYAEDVNSRIILIDGQRLADLMFEYNIGVNTADYYEIKKIDSDFFSED; translated from the coding sequence TTGGCCATACCTGATTTCCAGACAATCATGCTTCCCCTGTTAAGACAGTGCGATGTCAAGGGTACGATCGACAATGCTCAAATCAGAAAACGATTGGCTGGCGAATTTCAGCTAACCCCAGAGGAAGAAGCGCAACTTTTACCCAGCGGTAAACAAGCTGTTTTCAGAAACCGCGTTGCATGGGCGCAAGTTTACCTAGTCAAAGCTGGATTACTGGAAAGACCCAAGAGAGGGGTTCTCAGAATCACACAAGCGGGACGGGATGTTCTCAATACAAATCCGAATAAAATAAATATAAAATTTCTAAAAAAATTCCCTTCATTTGTCGCGTTCAGAACCAAGCAAGACAATGAGAACATCGCCAATTCAGAAACAGAAACATCCTCTGACAGAACTCCATCAGAGCAAATCGAAGAAGGATTTCAAACATTAAAAAATGAAATTCTCGATGACATTCTGGTAAATATCAAATCCTGTTCGCCGCAGTTTTTTGAGCGGCTCGTGATCAAGCTATTGCTCGCAATGGGTTACGGCGGTTCAGTCAAAGACGCCGGAATGGCAATTGGGAAAAGTGGCGACGAAGGAATTGATGGACTGATCAAAGAAGATAAGTTGGGATTGGATGTAATTTATGTCCAGGCGAAAAAATGGGATACAAACACCATCGGGCGACCCGAAATTCAGAAATTCGCGGGCGCGCTACTTGGCAAACAAGCATCCAAAGGAGTTTTCATCACAACTTCTTATTTCACAAAGGAGGCGGAAGCCTATGCTGAAGACGTCAATAGTAGGATCATTCTGATCGATGGACAACGACTGGCTGATTTAATGTTTGAATATAATATTGGAGTCAATACGGCTGACTATTATGAAATAAAAAAAATCGATTCCGACTTCTTCTCCGAAGATTAA